The Tachysurus vachellii isolate PV-2020 chromosome 23, HZAU_Pvac_v1, whole genome shotgun sequence genome segment gtttgcttaaaggtgcgcacattttcccgtcaagtttgtttttttatagatcacaatcTTTGCGCGAAAtctggcgtacgcacgtttccagccccattttgtgcgtacgcacgctttataaatgagaccccaggtcttTTTActatcggatagctatctgatcacagaaaacgcatgaagtgaccaggtgtaaaaagccacAAAGATGCAACATTTAGTAAAATACAGTCACATGCATTCAAGTCTCCATCACTGGACACTGACTGTGTTCCATTGGGTTCCTtgttgagtctggtttcttcctcatatcaccttGTATGACCACCAACACCACTGATGTGATTATTACAGAGCGAGTTATACGTTTAAAATGTATACAATTCTGTGAAGCTTTTTTGTTATGATGATCTTTGTTGAAagcactatagaaataaaattgtcaCACCTCCCTTTCTGAGACTGATGGACACAGAGACATAAGTGCTTTTCAGCATGAGCTTAACCCTGGGTTATCATTGTTATCATTCTAAACCCTGCTTTTCACCTCGGGGAAAAGAAAAGTTCCACTGTGGATGAATCCTACCTGTGGTGACTTTGTTGAATGTAATGGCTTCAGAGGCTCTTCCACCCAGAGCCATACACATTCTCTCAAATAGCTGCTCTTTGGTAAACAGATACTGGTCCTTGGGCAGGATCTGCATGAACCCTAGAGCCGCGTTGGTCCTGGGAGCTATCGACACCTGCCAGGGGCAAGAAACcccacacagagaacacaaataCCACCATAATCACTGAACACAGCATACACAGAAGTAAGCCACATGCAATCAGATACAAAGCAGAAAGCACAGAATCACACAACATAATTATGCACTGTGTgttattaactttatttctaTGTCTAGACAAGTTTTTCTGTGTTCTATACCTTCATGACAGCTTCCGTGTGCTCCAAAAGCCAGCCAACAAGCGCGTGGCCCGACTCATGGAAAGCTACCACCCTCTGCTCCTCTTTGGACAAGATCTTGCTTTTCTTCACACTGCCTGACCATTCCACAAATCAAAAGTAAAATCAGGACTAGATAGCAAACAGGCTCATAAAGATAACGGAGTCAGATGATGCTGTACTACCTGCAATAACTCGCTCCACTGCATATTCAAAATTAAAGGTGTCAATGGACTTGAACCCTTCACGCGCTGCATGAAGAGCTGCTTCATTGCAAATGTTTGCAATATCAGCACCTGGAACAAGAAAGACGCCAGATTGCTGTTAGGTTTCTAGACTGGTTCTAAACTGGACGAATGTTCTAGGTGAGGAAAATCGTGCCAGAATAACATACAGACGATCTGCGTTTTGTCTTTTCAAGAGGCTTCATCCCCAGAAAATCTGGATGACAATAATTACAGTTACTATAATGAGGAAACCCACCACTGAAGCCAGGTGTGAGCTCAGCCAGACGTAAGGAGTAGAAATCTGCAGGATGGGAAAGCTTCAGGATCTTCAAGTGCTGCTCAAAGATCTCCTTTCGCTCCTAGAATCATCAGAACCATCAGGGATTACTCTTTCTACAATCAAGTCACATAAGCACGCGTTACTGTCTCGCATGCAGTACCTGAAGAGTGGGGAGGTCGATAAATATGTGCCTGTCTAGCCGACCTGGCCTCATCAGTGCATTGTCCAAAATGTCTGCTCGGTTGGTGGATGCCAAGACAATGACATGATCGGTGGTATCCATTCCTATAAGGATGATAGAAACAGGGTTAAAACTAGGGACCGATCCACTGTGGATTTGAattcaaccttctgatcagtagtccaacgtcTTAACCACTGATCTCAGACGTTTTGGAGAATCGAGCATTATTAGAGTTCGTCACCGACTTTAAAGTGGTTTTAAGTGTAGTGAATGTTTCAGCTTGATAAACTAACATATCATATAGGTAAATCGCTATTTAACCAATTTTACTGCTGTCTCCTTAAGTAGGATCTCATAAAATGATCATTCCATATAAAACATCCCTAGGAGCCAatgaaaaatctaaatttaattgCAATCTGTAATTAATCATTCCAATCATTCAGCTTCTCCTTCATACCATCCATTTCCACAAGCAGCTGGTTCAGGGTCTGCTCCTCCTCTGTGTTGCTGAAGCCGGACATGTTAGTGGACCGTTTTTTGCCCACAGCATCGATCTCGTCAATGTAGACGATGCAGGGTGCCCGTGTTCTCGCCTCTTTAAACAAACTCCTCACCCTTGCAGCACCAAGGCCTAAAATAGATTAAATCGATCAGCTTCACAGACGTGACCAAAAACACTTCCATCATGGTATTATTATGTGCTGGGTCATGGAAATGAAGAAATGTTCGACATGTAACTACAGATCCTTGGGCGTAAATCCCGGGGGGGGACGgaggggacatgtcccccccCCATCCGAGGATTGTCCCCCTCCAAAAAATATCGCActctctattgtgaaaaatatatgtatgtatacctaaataattgtgtaagtagaaaaaaaaaaacaaacgcaaaaaatgcatttagaaacagttgagttccccctccctccccttcctcacagtggtttgacccactgcctgctttcctagttcatctcacctactctgcacacacgagtcaggtgtgtggctgCAGCTCAATTAATGTTAAACTCCATTAAGtaggggattttattcactttaaataaaacgattatctttaatgtagttgatgcagacacattcataaattagttgcggcaaaaatgctgattaccgatgtcattttccatgaatctgctatattagcgattaaaatattacttctctagttaacgttagcttgtttacaacAGCTTGTTGCATAGTGCACTGCAACTAACACGCCAAAGCCGTTTCccatgcattgttttatttgggacGACTTGGCATAATGTTAACTTAACATTAACGGCCACAATTAGCATATGGTTTAGCGGTGCATTTagtaaatgagcactgtgctatGTCCGAACTGACCTCActgtatgttcattcattcattcatcttctaccgcttatctgaactacctcgggtcacggggagcctgtgcctatctcaggcgtcattggcatcaaggcaggatacaccctggatggagtgccaacccatcgcagggcacacacacactctcattcactcactcactcacacactatggacaattttccagagatgccaatcaacctaccatgcatgtctttggaccgggggaggaaaccggagtacccggaggaaacccccgaggcacggggagaacatgcaaactccacacacacaaggcggaggcgggaatcgaacccccgaccctggaggtgtgaggcgaacgtgctaaccactaagccaccgtgcattttaaatacaattttaaacatttttttaattccttgtttttattgttgtgatttttttatgatagttttactttctttatgtaaagcactttgaattaccattgactgtattatttgtgtcccccttcaaaaattgctcatgagaaattttatatttattgtcccccctactgttaaatgaaatttaacagAAATTTACAGAGCAGAAATCGAACAGTACGGTGTTGTTTAGATTTACAGCATTCTggtagacgcccttatccagagcaatttacCAACATATTTTATAGCTAATACTGAGCAAttatgggttaagggcctttctcaatggcccagcagtggtgagatttaagctcacaaccttctgctcAGTAGTTCAAGGTACTAAACACCGAACTGCCCACTGTTTAGTAAATAAGCTTCATCAGCAATCTGCACTATAAACTCagcacacactttttaaaatttgcTGAAGTCTTACCTCCGATCACCTCCACAAACTCAGAGCCTGCCATGGCGAGGAAGGGCACCTGGGCTTCAGTAGCTACTGCTTTAGCCAGCAGGGTTTTTCCACAGCCAGGTGGCCCAAGCAGCAGCGAACCCTTGGGTACCTTTGCTCCCAGGTTTAAGTACCTGTCTGGATTctgcaaatacaaacacagttcTCAGGCTCCTTTTGGCATTGAAATTGGCTCTCGATCAGTTGAACGGTATTGATACAATActaggaaaaaataaaacaaatcagtatGTTAATACCTTCAGATAGTCCACAAACTCCTTCACCTCCATCTTAGCCTCGTGCATCCCGGCGACATCTTTGAAGCTCACACCTTTCCCAGACTTTCCATCAACGATGGTGAACTTTGCCATTTTTAACTGATTCTAGAGACATTTaataagaaaacacacaaagagaaacTTACTCCATATACATGAACcaagatatgtttttttttggtctggtTGGTTTGGTTTTagagaaaatgcaaataaaatgaatgaattaacttTAAGAATAACCAGATTTTGAATACATGCGTCACTAAATATTATTAAGTTATCCCAAATTAATTTGCTCACAAGGTTTCTGACAACGTATGATGAACAATTAACTAGAAAAAGAattttatctataaaaaaaaagtcatcacTCAACAGTGATGAGGAAGTGTAGCCCAAAGCTTGATGGTGAAATATACATTAGAAAATAAAGATtcacataaatatacagtaccgatttcatttgcatatttctgTAATACAGATGTCTATTTTCTGAAACGTACATGCAAACTGTAGTAGAATAATCGTTTAGATTAAAACTAAGCAAGACCACACAGATCTTAGCTTATTGAATATATTCAGGAGATGTTTGGACAAACTGTTACCGTAAAAGGAGTGTATTTAAAGTCAAAACTTACAAAAGCACTGAATCCACCCTCTCTTACACCCATCCCTGCCAGACGGAAGATGTACCACAGGATTCCAACGCCGACAGCCGCCATGCCGAGAGCATAGAGGGCGCTGCAGCAGTGAAGAGCAAACACAGGCTGCTGGCATTAGGATGACAATTCAGATTAGTGCagaacagcatttaaaaaaaagaattctgacTCCAAAGTCATTGTGAATCCTTGATCTAGAAGCCTCCCATTTCCTCACTTGTTTAAAAGCTATGTCCAAGTTACAGATTAGACAGAAAATCGAGGAAGCTGCAGTTACATTATTTGGATGCAGCCCGATGAAAGAGTGCTAAAAttaagaaaggaaggaaggaaaacagTTTAATGGCAGATTCATCTACACATTGATTCAGCTCACACAAGTGTATAAAACCTTCCTTTGGGACTTTATGTTTCCTTGTGCTTTTAGGAGACCTTCAGGAGGAAGAGACCttatacaactgtgtgcttaCGTCTTTGATGAAACACCACttctgggtgtgatggtcagtggtcacaaacttttggccataaagTGCATCATTCAGAGCACTAGAAAGAATTCTGCTCTTTCATCTTAAattgaaaagaataaaatcccTGCCAGCATTACTGCAGTTATCCAGGCTCACTTCCCAAACTACTCACTTCCCAAAGAAGCCTGTGCGCTTGTAGGACACCGGTATTCTGTCCTTAGGGTCGATATTGAGCTGCTCCTCTGCAGCATGCAGCTTCTCCTCAAACTTGTCGATGTTGGCCACCTGCATGCGGTACGTCAGGGCGAGTCTCTGGAAAACACAAGCGTTCTTTAGTGCAACGTCAGAACAAgtcaagaataaaacacaacatggtGTGCTGTTACAGGGTGTTGTGATGTGGCCCAACACAAGGCTACCGTTACTGTTCAATGATTTCCCTATAATAACATGTCCTGAAGGATTTTATTCCTAACAACCATTTATTAAGGATTaagctttttttagttttaaaagttttaaagtttatagttttattatgACACCAAGAATCGTAGTgagaaaaaacaggaagtccTTGTTCTGAAGGCTTACATGCTGTTACAAATCTCTGGCACTGGTGAATCCTTCCACAAaagttatatatacacatgtccTTAGAGAAGAAGTCAACAAATGTATACTGTAATTACACTGGAATTAAGATCTGAACAGCTGAATCTGTCACCATCTTCAAAAAGCGGTTGAAGACCCACCTCTTCTATGAACATTTAACTAACCCCTAACTTGTTAACCCACACACTACACCTCTACTTTGTGCACCTTTCTCCTTTTTACAGCACCgagctataaaatacaaatagcTTTATTGAAAAGCGATCAACGCGGACATGAATACGCACAGGCCTGCCAAAAATCACAGCCCCAGGGTGGAGGTCTATCTCCACGATCTCGCTCTCCGGCACCACCTGCACCCGTGCCACCTCGCCTTTGGCCAACATCTCATTAACAAAGTCGTTCCAGGAGATGTTTCCCCCGTTGGAGGTAAACAAGTTCAGTAGGCTCATGCAAGCAGCAATGATGAAGAGAATGCGCAGGCGCTCCTTGTACATCTGGTTCTCCTGCTCACGCCTCTTCTTttcctctgaaaaaaaaaaaaaataaacaactcaGGTAAAAATTACACAACGTTAAGAAGAAACTaatgaaaaagaatgaaagaaaaaccatCCAGGATACCTTCGTCTTCTTTGGGTGATTTCTTGTTTGATCCATCTTTCTTCTTTTGTCTGTCAGATGATGTGTTGAAATAATTGACAGCATCTGATTGGAGGAAGAGAGAATCATGAGGTTGGAGCAGGTAGTACGAGTACTAATACTCTAAATGCTGTTGAACACTGGGCTCAAGTGGTGAaaactctgggttgttgattagaggatcagggttcaagccccagcactgccaagctgccaccgccTTTAACTTTCTCTGCTCCAGGgacgctgtatcatagctgcccctgtgttctgaccccaacctcctcagttggaaTGTGCAAAGAAAATATATGcagcgataataaaggcttctatgtcccaatttcaattcaatttcaattagCAGGACAAGACTTTTCGTGTTCTGTGACAGAATCAGCACAGCTGTATGCAACAGAcattcatacatatatatatatattatacacacatatatacatacatacacacacacacacatatacatacatacacacacacacacacacacatatacacacatatatatatatatatatatatatatatatatatatatatatatacatacatacatacatacatacatatatatatatatatatatattcataaatatatgaACGGTAGCCTATAAAAACAATTGTGTCACTTGGTTAGTAAATACTGATGACTCTTCGCTAATGTCACATCATTAACGTCTCAACGAGTTCAATGCACTTTGGAAAGATGTTTCTCACCATAAACAGAGCGATTTAGGACAGTTTGGTGTAGCGTGCCGTTACACGCAATTGTTTGAATAAGAGTTGCACACATGCATCTCTTTCAGATTATTACTTACCAAGACTCCTCCACAATCCCACTGGATCAGTCAGCAAGCGGTTTCTGTAGATCACATTGCTCAGCCCTAGAAATGTTGGACTGAGGGGTCTGTTCAGTAtttgctataaataaataaataaacaaatattgttATCCacttaatatataaaaagtcCTGTtgctgataataaataaatgtaaaactaaaatGTGTGGCCACAACATAGTAACACATGTCCTGACTACAGCTTATAGAAGCTTGATCACTGCGTTGGGAAAGCAAGAAGTTTTTAAGGGCGAACACTGTAGTCTCTTTCCTTACTAAGTCGTGGTCATGACGTCATTATCTCGTGCCTACGACTTACTAAGTCATGGTCATGACGTCATTATCTCGTGCCTACGACTTACTAAGTCATGGTCATGACGTCATTATCTCGTGCCTACGACTTACTAAGTCATGGTCATGACGTCATTATCTCGTGCCTACGACTTACTAAGTCGTGGTCactaagaaaaacaaacatgttgttATTAAGTCACGTGACCAGGGCGCTCTGCAATCACATAAACAACAAGATGGCGATTCGGGTTCATCACGATAATCACATTAAGACttattgattattattcagGTTTATGTTACTGACCTGAATGAGATGTGACTTCACACCCCGACTGGGCTGCACAAAAAAACGCCATCCAGCACAATTCCTGCATATCGGGATCTTAACTACATTTGTACTGAAAAGTGTTTGATCCCTGCGACAGCGTAAAGCGACGCTATGAGATGACACAAAGCTAAAGTGTTTactgtagcgccttccatgttgaAGCAGCGCCGCCATGTTCTCAGCTGAGGGGCCGAACCCCAAACCGCTGCCTTCTGGAATCGAAGTGCACTAGATCGTGTCATTTATACCCTATCTAGTGTTCCTATTTTTCAGTGACCTAAGCTATTATTCAGtttaatgatttgtttgttttggttttttttttgtatttttgtttctttttattttaatcataggCTTATGCTTAAGACAATTCTtcgtttaacattttaaaaataaattaaaacataacTTTCGCTCCCTTTAACCGCCCATCATGGCGGACAGCGatgcattatgggaaatgtagttaatACGCTAATTAGCTTAGAACAACTAAAAGTAAAAAACGTATTTCTGGCTATCATGATTATCATGACGCTTCTGTGCTTAAActgtttgtgatgtgttttaatatttactgttcttttttgtttgtttgcttgtttgtttgtttacatttatttgtttcttttagggggggcacggtggcttagtggttagcacgttcgcctcacacctccagggtcggggttcgattcccgcctccaccttgtgtgtgtggagtttgcatgttctccccgtgcctcgggggtttcctccgggtactccggtttcctcccctggtccaaagacatgcatggtaggttgattggcatctctggaaaaattgtccctagtgtgtgattgcgtgagtgaatgtgtgtgtgccctgtgatgggttggcactccgtccagggtgtatcctgccttgatgcccgatgacgcctgagataggcacaggctccccgtgacccgaggtagttcggataagcggtagaagatgaatgaatgaatgaatgaatgaatgaatgaatgaatgaatgaatgaatgaatgaatgaatgaatgaatgaatgaatgaatgaatgtttcttttAGTAGCTAATAGCCAACAGCTAACCTGCTTGCTAGCTGTGAAATCTgcagtttatataatataatgcctAACTGTTTTCTTTACTAAactgctttataaaataaataaaaataaacatgtacgGCAGAGGACACGTATACAGAACAATATTGAAACTAATTAGAAGATACCTAGTGCTAATAAGTGTTGTATATAAGTCTACTGTAACTTTTGTGTCTTTATTGAACCCATTAAGCATTCACGAGCTGGAGGAAATGTAAGTGAACCCATAGACTAATTACGTCAATGAAAGCTTATTTATGTGAGGAGCTTGCACACCTGAGGTCAAATTAATGAAATATGTTTGAAGGTGTGGTGTGGTTTAGAGCTGCTTTGATTGATACTACTCTTCCTAGAAGTGGGTGCAGAGCCAAGATGACTCCTAAAGCACAACGCAGAATCCTCAATGAGGTAAAGAACCCTCGAGTAACAAATTTGAAGACATCACTGAAACCAGCAAACGTCTCTGTTCATGAATCTACCATATGCAAGTCTTTGAACAGACAGGGTGTCTATGGCAGAACACCAAAGAGCGTTGCGGCTGAAGTTTGCCAAAGAGCATCTTGGCTATCCTCAGCGCTACTGGGAAGatgttttatggactg includes the following:
- the spg7 gene encoding paraplegin, which translates into the protein MAALLQHGRRYSKHFSFVSSHSVALRCRRDQTLFSTNVVKIPICRNCAGWRFFVQPSRGVKSHLIQQILNRPLSPTFLGLSNVIYRNRLLTDPVGLWRSLDAVNYFNTSSDRQKKKDGSNKKSPKEDEEEKKRREQENQMYKERLRILFIIAACMSLLNLFTSNGGNISWNDFVNEMLAKGEVARVQVVPESEIVEIDLHPGAVIFGRPRLALTYRMQVANIDKFEEKLHAAEEQLNIDPKDRIPVSYKRTGFFGNALYALGMAAVGVGILWYIFRLAGMGVREGGFSAFNQLKMAKFTIVDGKSGKGVSFKDVAGMHEAKMEVKEFVDYLKNPDRYLNLGAKVPKGSLLLGPPGCGKTLLAKAVATEAQVPFLAMAGSEFVEVIGGLGAARVRSLFKEARTRAPCIVYIDEIDAVGKKRSTNMSGFSNTEEEQTLNQLLVEMDGMDTTDHVIVLASTNRADILDNALMRPGRLDRHIFIDLPTLQERKEIFEQHLKILKLSHPADFYSLRLAELTPGFSGADIANICNEAALHAAREGFKSIDTFNFEYAVERVIAGSVKKSKILSKEEQRVVAFHESGHALVGWLLEHTEAVMKVSIAPRTNAALGFMQILPKDQYLFTKEQLFERMCMALGGRASEAITFNKVTTGAQDDLRKVTRVAYAMVKQYGMAPSVGQVSFPDPEEQVGIGRRPFSQALQHQMDHEAKMLIARAYRHTEKLLLDNKDKLVLLANALLEREVVNYDDIEALLGPSPHGPKKKIAPQSWIEAEKDKQDIGEEEPPVPPRAQRKDDDEEEGPA